Proteins co-encoded in one Moritella sp. F3 genomic window:
- a CDS encoding hybrid-cluster NAD(P)-dependent oxidoreductase, with product MSSSKTPSSTLTPPALKPLKLNSAGLGQSTTGKEKPAPVSSKLQAPKLNFALGGSKSTGSSKLATPKLSFSLGETAVKSVVKTVVKKHLKPTTWSPTTTSLVLVKRELETHDSMSFTFAAADQTLFDFKPGQFVTLAIEIEGKTHYRAYSISSVPQQKQLRLTIKRVPDGLVSNWLADNLTIGDNLSALNIAGQFNSSDCQHKSKLLLVSAGCGITPVMSIAKTLLAQDSDADIEFLHCARDKDNVIFHAEMQTLIAQHNNFKVQLLLENSDGFANFSANDNTTTNSPALAHQTGMVSKDVIQQLYPDLQDRTIFLCGPVGFMKAVENIAQESDFDMANFFQESFTPAADNKLQDNITSGASAASVMLYVPDFAVEKEVAQGSSLLELLENNGVPIIGACRAGVCGSCKCKVTSGEVKSTSSETLTAAEIEQGVVLACSSTVEGDVTVALS from the coding sequence ATGTCTTCTTCAAAAACACCTTCATCGACGCTTACTCCCCCTGCACTTAAGCCTCTTAAATTAAACAGTGCTGGATTAGGTCAATCAACGACGGGTAAAGAAAAACCTGCGCCTGTAAGCAGTAAGCTGCAAGCTCCTAAGCTTAACTTTGCTCTTGGTGGCAGTAAGTCGACGGGTTCTTCAAAGCTAGCAACACCAAAGCTGAGTTTTTCGCTAGGTGAAACAGCTGTAAAATCTGTTGTGAAAACGGTTGTGAAAAAACACCTAAAACCAACAACTTGGTCACCGACTACAACGTCATTAGTATTGGTTAAGCGTGAATTGGAAACCCATGATTCAATGAGCTTTACTTTTGCGGCAGCAGACCAAACTTTATTTGATTTTAAACCCGGTCAATTCGTGACATTAGCGATAGAAATCGAGGGTAAAACTCACTACCGCGCATATTCAATTAGCTCTGTACCACAACAAAAACAATTACGTTTAACCATTAAGCGTGTACCTGACGGTTTAGTATCGAATTGGTTAGCGGATAACTTAACTATCGGCGATAACTTATCGGCATTAAACATTGCAGGCCAATTCAATAGCAGTGATTGCCAACACAAATCGAAGCTACTACTAGTCAGCGCTGGTTGTGGTATCACTCCTGTTATGTCAATTGCCAAAACATTGTTAGCGCAAGACAGCGATGCAGACATTGAGTTCTTACATTGCGCCCGAGACAAAGACAACGTTATCTTCCATGCTGAAATGCAGACGTTAATTGCTCAACACAACAATTTCAAAGTGCAACTACTGCTAGAAAACAGTGATGGTTTTGCTAACTTCAGTGCTAATGACAATACCACGACTAATAGCCCTGCTTTAGCACATCAAACAGGCATGGTGAGCAAAGACGTTATTCAGCAGTTATATCCAGATTTACAAGATCGTACTATCTTCTTGTGTGGTCCTGTCGGCTTTATGAAAGCAGTAGAAAATATAGCCCAAGAAAGTGACTTTGATATGGCGAACTTCTTCCAAGAGAGCTTTACGCCAGCAGCTGATAACAAGCTGCAAGATAACATCACATCAGGTGCATCAGCAGCCAGTGTGATGCTTTACGTTCCCGACTTTGCGGTAGAGAAAGAAGTTGCTCAAGGTTCATCACTATTAGAGTTATTAGAGAATAATGGCGTACCAATTATCGGCGCTTGCCGCGCGGGTGTTTGCGGATCATGTAAGTGTAAAGTCACTAGCGGTGAAGTGAAGTCCACCAGCAGTGAAACGCTTACCGCAGCAGAAATTGAACAAGGGGTTGTATTAGCCTGTTCAAGTACAGTTGAGGGTGATGTGACTGTAGCACTCAGCTAG
- a CDS encoding universal stress protein — translation MSYNHILVAVDLTSPSDIVMSKAVTLAREANAKLSLIYVSAHHLKVSGPGDIPWLASHEIEDTDTDEKEKEQYQTELSALAEQLDYPVENTLVLIGELEVKLTTAIHQLDADLLVCGHHHDLWSRLLSSIRKIANTVDTDLLIVYLET, via the coding sequence ATGAGTTATAACCATATATTAGTTGCAGTCGATTTAACTAGCCCCAGTGACATAGTCATGAGTAAAGCCGTCACATTAGCAAGAGAGGCTAATGCTAAGCTTTCACTTATTTATGTTAGTGCACATCACTTGAAAGTATCAGGCCCAGGGGACATCCCGTGGTTAGCGTCGCATGAAATAGAAGATACAGACACTGACGAAAAAGAGAAGGAGCAATACCAAACAGAGCTCAGCGCATTAGCCGAACAACTTGATTACCCCGTTGAAAACACGCTGGTTTTAATCGGTGAGTTGGAAGTGAAATTAACAACAGCGATCCATCAATTAGATGCAGATCTATTAGTGTGTGGGCATCATCATGATTTATGGAGTCGTTTATTATCTTCAATACGAAAAATTGCCAACACCGTCGACACTGATTTATTAATTGTTTACCTTGAAACATAA
- a CDS encoding TetR/AcrR family transcriptional regulator → MPKIVDHDKRRKDIALQATEVFLKFGYKNIGMRQLCEQLGMSKSAVYHYYKSKDELFRAATEAIVNFDANVLAERPESSAANDVQKIENFILILNQIAPRFFQEMKLIADYIDTIGEENTATDSCMALANQKYMSMLGNYVSDTHQVPLYTLILGLLNHQVMIGKPLDENYVIEQLKKVLN, encoded by the coding sequence ATGCCAAAGATCGTAGACCATGACAAAAGACGCAAAGATATAGCGCTACAAGCAACCGAGGTTTTCCTAAAATTCGGCTACAAAAACATTGGCATGAGACAGCTCTGTGAGCAATTAGGCATGAGTAAAAGTGCTGTTTATCATTATTACAAAAGTAAGGATGAACTCTTTAGAGCCGCAACAGAAGCTATTGTGAATTTTGATGCCAACGTATTAGCAGAGCGACCAGAATCATCTGCAGCAAACGATGTACAAAAAATAGAAAACTTCATCTTGATTCTTAATCAGATCGCCCCCCGTTTCTTCCAGGAAATGAAGCTGATTGCCGATTATATCGATACGATTGGAGAAGAGAATACTGCGACCGATTCATGCATGGCGCTTGCCAACCAAAAGTACATGTCAATGCTTGGTAATTATGTATCAGATACACATCAAGTCCCCTTGTATACACTGATTTTAGGGCTATTAAATCATCAAGTGATGATCGGAAAACCACTCGACGAAAACTATGTTATTGAACAATTGAAAAAGGTACTTAATTAA
- a CDS encoding MerR family transcriptional regulator: protein MYKISELAQKVNLSRTTLLYYEKLGLISSKRQANGYRSYSEFDLQRVKLLQQLQSGGLSLKECQACLEAKINREQLQQRLQTLDEDIAQKQKSRELLSSMLGMSSMRDWHQATDKHAPSAHLDWLMTQGFSEKQALRLKWLSKDMNNHEQYMREFEFIFDGLDRLGPSSTDDSIKALSSIPIKAGELLEIGCGKGVTTIALAEHAQFSITGLDNDEYNLSCLKEHLAQQLPFKPLSSRQSSQPHIELICASMTDMPFSEQQFDVIWSEGSAYIMGIKQALESWKRFIKQDGYLVVSDLVWLTDSPDDEVQQFWLDAYPDMATVANRQQMIEDAGYQVIDSYTLSQVSWDNYLQPLQQKVAQLADHVFVSPALEDLQKELTIHSKYLGQYGYQMFVLKMRN, encoded by the coding sequence ATGTATAAAATTTCTGAATTAGCGCAAAAAGTTAACTTAAGCCGTACCACTTTGCTTTATTACGAAAAGCTCGGGCTAATTTCATCTAAACGACAAGCGAATGGCTACCGAAGCTATTCCGAGTTCGATCTCCAACGCGTTAAGCTCTTACAACAATTACAGTCTGGTGGGTTGTCGCTTAAAGAATGCCAAGCATGCCTTGAAGCCAAAATTAATCGTGAACAATTACAGCAGCGACTGCAGACGTTGGATGAAGATATAGCCCAAAAGCAGAAGTCGAGAGAACTGCTTTCATCAATGTTAGGCATGAGTTCAATGCGAGATTGGCACCAAGCGACAGATAAACACGCGCCATCAGCCCACTTAGATTGGTTAATGACGCAGGGATTCAGTGAAAAACAAGCATTGAGGTTAAAATGGCTATCGAAAGATATGAATAATCATGAGCAATATATGCGCGAGTTTGAGTTCATCTTTGATGGATTAGACAGACTCGGTCCAAGCTCTACAGATGATTCAATAAAGGCACTCAGTAGCATCCCAATTAAAGCGGGTGAACTATTAGAAATTGGTTGCGGTAAAGGCGTTACTACAATAGCCCTCGCTGAACATGCCCAGTTTTCTATTACTGGATTGGATAATGATGAATACAACCTGAGTTGCTTAAAAGAACATTTAGCGCAGCAGCTGCCTTTTAAGCCATTATCTTCACGACAATCCTCACAACCACACATAGAACTGATTTGTGCCAGCATGACTGATATGCCTTTTTCAGAACAACAGTTTGACGTTATCTGGTCTGAAGGCAGCGCCTATATCATGGGGATTAAGCAAGCATTGGAAAGCTGGAAACGCTTTATTAAACAAGACGGCTATTTAGTGGTTAGTGATTTAGTTTGGTTAACGGACTCACCTGATGATGAAGTTCAGCAATTCTGGCTAGACGCTTATCCAGACATGGCCACCGTTGCCAACCGACAGCAAATGATCGAAGACGCTGGTTATCAGGTAATTGATAGTTATACCTTGAGCCAAGTCTCTTGGGACAACTACTTACAGCCTTTACAGCAAAAGGTTGCTCAGTTAGCTGACCATGTTTTTGTATCCCCTGCTTTAGAAGATTTACAAAAAGAGTTAACAATCCACAGCAAGTACTTAGGCCAATACGGCTATCAAATGTTTGTACTTAAGATGAGAAACTAA
- a CDS encoding GNAT family N-acetyltransferase, whose translation MKIRTETTADHNVIETLTYRAFENHPHHAPGAKPTEHLIINTLRDAGVLTVSLVAEDDTGIIGHIALSPVAINGVTTNWYGLGPVAVVPARQGEGIGRQLIEASLTKIKSQNAAGVVLLGEPEYYGRFGFETHANLTLKGVPPEYFMIKSLSHDDCATADKEIPVGEVTYHAAFS comes from the coding sequence ATGAAAATAAGAACAGAAACAACAGCAGATCATAACGTGATAGAAACATTAACTTACCGTGCCTTTGAGAATCACCCACACCATGCTCCTGGCGCAAAACCGACCGAACATCTTATTATTAATACATTACGTGATGCTGGAGTATTGACGGTATCTTTAGTGGCTGAAGATGACACTGGTATTATTGGCCATATCGCACTCTCTCCTGTCGCGATTAATGGTGTTACAACTAATTGGTATGGACTTGGACCTGTCGCCGTTGTTCCAGCGCGCCAAGGTGAAGGGATTGGTCGCCAACTTATCGAAGCCAGTTTAACAAAAATAAAGTCCCAAAATGCAGCTGGTGTCGTCTTACTGGGTGAACCTGAGTATTACGGTCGCTTTGGTTTCGAGACCCATGCAAACTTAACGCTTAAAGGCGTGCCGCCTGAATACTTTATGATTAAGTCATTATCTCATGATGACTGTGCGACGGCAGACAAGGAAATACCTGTGGGTGAAGTCACTTATCATGCGGCATTTAGTTAA
- a CDS encoding DUF3404 domain-containing protein, producing the protein MSVNPFYRRIIKLAFSTLILLFSAITQATEDTSNLQTRWQLFFQQASNLAYETKITLEQLNRYPIRLLLSSNQFPNFEDYDWTDIQGLWQLQQTCNLLEKTTISDIQQRPKLARAIQFETALCNDKALDDDWFAQGEMLHPTGGSYADHYLRSLDYDKQAEFITTHDHKLTLSNPSHPLHELLDPLSSEGSDRLLSGYRAYLAQDGKLWLNGEFGLMSIKEQDWRQLLSPLEINIESKANAEQVCNISYSNLCIQPISFINRGLKWLIAMLALVSIGFFSVGVINHRNEAKEREFILQLLTHELRTPITSLGFTVELFRRHFDQFDNKTQRIFGRLLADHQRLSQLTETSKGFLSTDPHIQYQKQTAYLSDWLDHCLDKYNLDYKLDNDQELTLPYYWLGICLENLLKNALQHGKGDVTLFVYTNQYLRIEVIDQGQFPNRYHRLMKKIRPTYHHDNMGMGLTIVTRLMKKMGGRFVYKHNPTRCILELPL; encoded by the coding sequence ATGAGTGTTAATCCATTTTATCGTCGAATTATTAAGTTAGCATTTTCAACCTTGATTCTATTGTTCTCTGCGATCACTCAAGCCACTGAAGATACTTCAAATTTACAAACTCGTTGGCAGTTATTTTTCCAACAGGCTTCTAACCTGGCTTACGAAACCAAAATCACGCTTGAACAACTTAACCGTTACCCAATTCGGCTGTTACTTAGCAGTAATCAATTCCCCAATTTCGAAGACTATGATTGGACGGATATTCAAGGCCTTTGGCAATTACAGCAGACCTGTAACCTACTCGAAAAAACAACTATTTCAGACATTCAACAACGTCCAAAGTTAGCTCGTGCGATTCAATTTGAAACAGCTCTCTGTAACGATAAAGCGCTAGATGATGATTGGTTTGCTCAAGGCGAGATGTTGCACCCTACTGGCGGCAGTTATGCTGACCACTATTTAAGATCTTTGGATTATGACAAACAAGCTGAATTTATCACAACTCATGATCACAAGCTCACACTATCAAATCCGAGTCATCCTTTACACGAGTTACTCGACCCACTTTCCTCAGAAGGTAGCGATAGACTATTATCAGGATATAGGGCTTACCTCGCTCAGGATGGCAAGCTCTGGCTCAACGGTGAGTTCGGGTTGATGAGTATTAAAGAGCAAGATTGGCGTCAACTATTATCACCATTAGAAATAAATATTGAATCTAAAGCTAACGCGGAGCAAGTGTGTAACATAAGTTACAGTAATTTATGCATTCAACCAATTTCATTCATTAATCGTGGCCTAAAATGGCTAATCGCAATGCTAGCTCTAGTTTCTATCGGTTTTTTCTCTGTAGGCGTAATAAACCATAGAAACGAAGCTAAGGAACGGGAATTTATATTACAATTACTCACACATGAATTGCGCACTCCAATTACCAGTTTAGGCTTTACAGTTGAACTATTTCGCCGTCACTTTGATCAATTTGATAACAAAACTCAACGAATTTTTGGACGCTTACTTGCAGATCACCAACGTTTATCTCAACTCACAGAAACCAGTAAAGGCTTTTTAAGTACTGACCCTCACATTCAGTATCAAAAACAAACCGCTTATCTCTCTGATTGGCTTGACCACTGTTTAGATAAATACAACCTGGATTATAAACTAGACAATGATCAAGAATTAACATTACCTTATTATTGGCTCGGGATCTGCTTAGAAAATTTACTTAAAAATGCCCTGCAGCACGGTAAAGGAGATGTCACTCTATTTGTTTATACCAATCAGTATTTACGCATTGAAGTTATCGACCAAGGGCAATTCCCAAATAGATACCATCGATTAATGAAAAAAATCCGACCTACATACCATCACGATAATATGGGTATGGGCCTCACGATTGTGACACGTTTAATGAAGAAAATGGGTGGCCGATTTGTATATAAACACAATCCAACACGCTGTATCTTGGAGCTACCACTATGA
- a CDS encoding response regulator transcription factor, with amino-acid sequence MTKILLIEDDKLLGEGFSQYLTEEGFDCQWLCDCNQISKHWMQADLVILDRQLPEGDSLTWLPQWLMIKAIPVIILTAKIDVDQRIEGLMAGAKDYVLKPFSHLELLARIHAQLRPLGESKLTYQNVHIDVSKRIVISDGETLNLKAKEFQLLLLLVQNQGRVFHRDELLNKVWGFQTFPSTRTVDNHILHLRQKLPMLNIETLRGVGYRLIGAVT; translated from the coding sequence ATGACAAAAATCCTTCTTATTGAAGACGATAAATTACTCGGAGAAGGGTTTAGTCAATACCTTACCGAAGAGGGATTCGATTGTCAGTGGCTCTGCGACTGTAACCAAATCAGTAAACATTGGATGCAAGCTGACTTAGTCATTTTAGATAGACAACTACCAGAAGGTGATAGCTTAACTTGGCTACCTCAATGGCTGATGATAAAAGCGATACCTGTTATTATATTAACCGCTAAAATCGACGTTGACCAACGCATAGAAGGCTTAATGGCCGGAGCAAAAGACTACGTACTTAAACCGTTCTCACACCTAGAACTACTCGCACGTATTCATGCTCAGTTACGCCCATTAGGTGAAAGTAAGCTTACCTATCAAAACGTACACATTGATGTATCAAAACGAATAGTCATTAGCGATGGTGAAACGCTAAACTTAAAAGCAAAAGAGTTTCAACTCCTACTTCTATTGGTTCAAAACCAAGGGCGTGTATTTCATCGTGATGAGTTACTTAATAAAGTGTGGGGCTTTCAGACATTTCCATCGACTCGAACAGTCGACAATCATATTCTTCATTTGAGACAAAAATTACCCATGCTGAATATAGAAACACTACGTGGAGTTGGTTACCGACTCATTGGGGCTGTGACATGA
- a CDS encoding DUF2861 family protein has protein sequence MKTIKNILMLASTIPFFNQQAVAGDWFMPTPLKSVYSSLVQGNIQLAWQEMQLALSLQPVDEKHWEKIKQTIISRSQCGRQLNDNSPFNEYRHIRLMIQKKTNLVQQSYQLKISLDGVEKSTAVSLVDQQGRTWMSDNTTEPKLGYAEVESNDLVHPPSPGFYQLTIEQAVYPLILSSNNEQPWIKVNRSNSVSLIHIQTPEKRISCQPANTHWQWFDEEFSMIGNSQQIQFNIANLSIEGAGSVRLPSHAPNNAKWLSAVVSQSEYQGAVRVEYAQRFTIPATLITKYK, from the coding sequence ATGAAAACAATAAAAAATATTTTGATGCTAGCAAGTACCATCCCCTTTTTTAACCAACAAGCAGTTGCTGGAGATTGGTTTATGCCCACTCCGCTAAAATCAGTTTATTCATCTTTAGTACAAGGCAATATACAACTTGCTTGGCAAGAGATGCAATTGGCTTTAAGCCTGCAACCGGTCGATGAAAAGCATTGGGAAAAAATCAAACAAACGATTATTAGTCGATCTCAATGTGGTCGACAATTAAATGACAATTCCCCCTTTAATGAATATCGCCATATCAGGCTAATGATCCAAAAAAAAACTAATCTAGTTCAACAGAGTTACCAACTTAAAATATCGCTTGATGGCGTAGAAAAGAGTACAGCAGTCTCTTTAGTCGATCAGCAAGGCCGAACATGGATGTCTGATAATACCACTGAACCAAAACTCGGTTATGCGGAAGTCGAAAGTAATGATCTTGTCCACCCACCCTCGCCTGGTTTTTACCAATTAACGATTGAGCAGGCTGTCTACCCTCTCATCTTATCTTCCAACAATGAGCAACCTTGGATAAAAGTAAATCGCAGTAATTCCGTATCACTCATTCATATTCAAACACCAGAAAAACGCATAAGTTGCCAACCAGCGAATACTCATTGGCAATGGTTTGATGAGGAATTTTCAATGATTGGTAACTCACAACAGATCCAATTCAACATCGCTAATTTATCCATAGAGGGAGCAGGAAGTGTTCGCCTTCCATCTCACGCCCCAAATAATGCTAAATGGTTAAGTGCAGTAGTCTCGCAGTCAGAATATCAAGGAGCCGTCAGAGTCGAATACGCTCAACGGTTTACCATTCCAGCGACTCTTATAACTAAATATAAATAA
- a CDS encoding glycoside hydrolase: protein MNKLISIIFLLTGIVLPFSVASTEMQNKSANFITLKNAKQSIMIEPSSLKIDWYTQITDVPITESALLVEGASQHASQIIQTSDTSASWLLMPSNLVVNATFDKALEITFELVSKTPITRNKPQTLKWFNLPAKQAKTLLMPFNEGMRIPTDNTMWADYMMSEYSSSNTTQDLKMPFWSVEFTDNKNLFVSYQLLNPTNNKLNFSISEQKLDMQASHQFTMLNRHEPFAVLISLGNDQLSGAKKYRRWRKHNGFVKSLSEKLTRQPLLKRLIGASHVYLFGRDVLALEDVKDWWGLKEWYFTQSDLVPSNDAIKILLKLKKGTNWLNQYHQKVLIESINLSLTQLVPVQKTGQNENNIKNQFEAAQKRKAWLLENAEDYLIDAEFWGQALSKKMINNFESAGLEKLWIGLDNWMPAFYQPQVVDQAKRAGYLIGTYDSYNTAISKGINDAWLTAQLPDAMRKQCAIEKANGQKKKGFRGHGFYLNPVCNRSYVEQRITDVIKYGRFNSLFLDVDATGMTREDYSKNNRMSETKMLDAFNQRMAWIASNEDIVLGSEDGNALTTQGIAFAHGMETVGFGWSDKDMKHNRKSPYFLGAWYPDNKPDFFFKAAQVKQPYKTLFFSPQYKVPLYQTVFHDEVINSHHWHTDSLKFTDVQVERDLTSMLYNTPAMVHLSRDEADQIDAPRIKALQRYQQGFLPIHQVLWNKAMIDFKWLDKQGLLQQTTFNDGSRIVANFTQKPQRLTDNSVIQPTSILARLSDGTVVNWKPISGNVIQ, encoded by the coding sequence ATGAATAAACTAATTTCAATTATATTTTTGTTAACCGGGATTGTTCTGCCGTTCTCAGTGGCCAGCACTGAAATGCAGAATAAATCAGCAAATTTTATCACGTTGAAAAATGCCAAACAGTCAATAATGATTGAACCAAGTTCTTTAAAAATTGATTGGTATACCCAAATTACCGATGTGCCGATTACCGAATCAGCTCTTTTAGTTGAAGGTGCTAGCCAACATGCATCTCAGATCATCCAAACCTCAGACACATCCGCGTCTTGGCTGTTAATGCCTAGTAACCTAGTCGTTAACGCTACTTTTGATAAAGCGCTAGAAATCACTTTCGAACTAGTATCTAAAACCCCGATTACGCGTAATAAACCGCAAACACTGAAATGGTTTAATTTGCCTGCCAAGCAAGCTAAGACTTTACTTATGCCATTCAATGAAGGGATGCGCATCCCTACAGACAACACCATGTGGGCGGATTATATGATGAGTGAATACTCAAGTTCAAATACCACCCAAGACCTTAAAATGCCATTTTGGAGTGTTGAATTCACAGATAATAAAAATTTGTTTGTAAGCTACCAATTACTTAATCCTACCAATAATAAGCTCAACTTTTCCATCTCAGAACAAAAATTAGACATGCAAGCATCACATCAATTTACAATGCTAAATCGCCATGAACCATTCGCTGTATTGATATCTTTAGGAAACGACCAATTAAGTGGTGCAAAGAAATATCGCCGATGGCGCAAGCATAATGGCTTTGTAAAGTCACTATCGGAAAAGCTCACTAGACAACCTCTACTCAAACGCTTGATTGGCGCAAGTCATGTCTATTTATTTGGTCGTGATGTACTGGCGTTAGAAGATGTTAAAGACTGGTGGGGACTAAAAGAATGGTACTTTACTCAATCAGACTTAGTACCGAGCAATGATGCAATAAAAATACTATTAAAGCTAAAAAAAGGGACTAATTGGTTAAATCAATACCATCAAAAAGTACTCATTGAGAGTATAAATTTATCTTTAACACAATTAGTTCCTGTACAAAAAACTGGTCAAAATGAAAATAACATAAAAAATCAATTTGAAGCGGCACAAAAAAGAAAAGCCTGGCTACTCGAAAATGCAGAAGACTATCTAATCGATGCCGAATTCTGGGGGCAGGCATTATCAAAAAAAATGATCAACAACTTCGAATCTGCAGGCTTAGAAAAACTTTGGATCGGTTTGGATAATTGGATGCCCGCCTTTTACCAACCCCAAGTAGTAGACCAAGCGAAACGAGCTGGTTACCTCATTGGTACTTACGATTCTTACAACACTGCAATTAGCAAAGGGATAAACGATGCTTGGCTCACAGCCCAACTACCCGATGCTATGCGCAAGCAGTGCGCTATCGAAAAAGCGAACGGACAAAAGAAAAAAGGGTTTCGTGGTCATGGTTTCTATTTAAATCCAGTCTGTAATCGAAGTTATGTAGAACAACGTATTACAGATGTCATTAAATATGGTCGTTTCAATAGCCTTTTTTTGGATGTAGATGCGACTGGAATGACTCGAGAAGATTACTCGAAAAATAACCGTATGAGCGAGACAAAAATGCTTGATGCCTTTAACCAACGTATGGCATGGATAGCATCAAACGAAGACATAGTGTTAGGTTCTGAAGACGGTAATGCACTCACAACGCAAGGTATTGCCTTTGCACATGGTATGGAAACGGTTGGTTTTGGCTGGTCAGACAAAGACATGAAGCATAATCGTAAATCACCTTATTTCCTCGGTGCTTGGTATCCAGATAATAAACCCGATTTTTTCTTCAAAGCCGCGCAAGTGAAACAGCCTTACAAAACGCTATTTTTCTCTCCCCAATATAAGGTGCCACTTTATCAAACCGTATTTCATGATGAAGTCATCAATAGTCACCACTGGCACACCGACAGTTTAAAATTCACCGATGTACAAGTCGAACGAGACTTAACTTCGATGCTCTACAATACACCGGCGATGGTACATTTAAGCCGTGATGAAGCGGACCAAATTGATGCACCACGTATTAAGGCGTTGCAACGCTATCAACAAGGGTTTTTACCTATTCATCAAGTTCTTTGGAACAAAGCCATGATAGATTTTAAATGGCTAGATAAACAAGGGTTATTACAACAAACAACCTTTAATGATGGGAGTCGTATTGTCGCTAACTTCACTCAAAAACCACAACGTTTGACAGATAATAGCGTCATTCAACCTACGTCCATTTTAGCTCGGTTAAGTGACGGGACAGTGGTCAATTGGAAGCCCATATCAGGTAATGTCATTCAGTAA
- a CDS encoding AraC family transcriptional regulator gives MQIVPNRGSNFDPAFQPEVMVENKTSYDGPESQLSIYDTFQQAKRVELKSDNPLFCAMISGKKVMHSQDASYDSDFVPHESFVLAPRQSVEIDFPIASLAAPTRCLAIEISTDRIAKIADNLNAQAEKHSEFGPVRYQQQLLHTHHNAQTQALLQRMTELYVDDDPDRSYMINLAVSELTVRLLRQQSRDFMMSFCQQQPDHSGLTMAVEFIQQHLNENIEIEQLCRIACMCRTKFFNQFKANFGCTPLAFQQQQRLKKAAELIKTGMQITQVSFELGFISSSHFSRIFKRFYGLSPKTYQHRHKIMLN, from the coding sequence ATGCAGATAGTGCCTAATAGAGGATCGAATTTTGATCCAGCATTTCAGCCAGAAGTGATGGTTGAAAACAAAACCAGTTATGATGGCCCCGAGTCTCAGTTAAGTATTTATGATACTTTTCAACAAGCTAAACGGGTGGAGTTGAAGTCGGACAATCCGTTATTCTGCGCTATGATCAGCGGTAAGAAGGTCATGCACAGTCAGGATGCCAGCTATGACAGTGACTTTGTACCCCATGAATCCTTTGTATTAGCGCCAAGACAAAGCGTTGAAATTGATTTTCCCATTGCCAGTTTAGCTGCACCAACTCGTTGTCTCGCGATTGAAATATCTACCGACCGTATCGCGAAAATAGCTGATAACCTGAATGCACAAGCTGAAAAGCACAGTGAGTTTGGTCCTGTTCGATATCAGCAACAGTTACTACATACACATCACAACGCCCAAACTCAGGCATTGTTGCAGCGCATGACGGAGTTATACGTTGATGACGATCCTGATCGTAGTTACATGATTAATTTAGCGGTATCTGAATTGACGGTACGTTTGTTACGTCAGCAAAGTCGTGATTTTATGATGTCGTTTTGCCAGCAGCAACCCGATCACAGTGGTTTAACTATGGCGGTTGAGTTTATTCAGCAGCACTTAAACGAGAATATTGAGATAGAGCAGTTGTGCCGTATTGCGTGTATGTGCAGAACTAAGTTTTTCAATCAATTTAAAGCCAATTTTGGTTGTACGCCGTTGGCTTTTCAGCAGCAACAACGCTTGAAGAAGGCTGCTGAATTGATTAAGACGGGGATGCAGATAACCCAAGTGAGTTTTGAACTTGGGTTTATCAGTAGCAGTCATTTCAGTCGTATCTTCAAACGTTTTTATGGACTAAGCCCAAAGACGTATCAACATCGCCATAAGATTATGTTGAATTAA